Proteins encoded by one window of Pan troglodytes isolate AG18354 chromosome 16, NHGRI_mPanTro3-v2.0_pri, whole genome shotgun sequence:
- the PDCD7 gene encoding programmed cell death protein 7 yields the protein MALPPFFGQGRPGPPPPQPPPPAPFGCPPPPLPSPAFPPPLPQRPGPFPGASAPFLQPPLALQPRASAEASRGGGGAGAFYPVPPPPLPPPPPQCRPFPGTDAGERPRPPPPGPGPPWSPRWPEAPPPPADVLGDAALQRLRDRQWLEAVFGTPRRAGCPVPQRTHAGPSLGEVRARLLRALRLVRRLRGLSQALREAEADGAAWVLLYSQTAPLRAELAERLQPLTQAAYVGEARRRLERVRRRRLRLRERAREREAEREAEAARAVEREQEIDRWRVKCVQEVEEKKREQELKAAADGVLSEVRKKQADTKRMVDILRALEKLRKLRKEAAARKGVCPPASADETFTHHLQRLRKLIKKRSELYEAEERALRVMLEGEQEEERKRELEKKQRKEKEKILLQKREIESKLFGDPDEFPLAHLLEPFRQYYLQAEHSLPALIQIRHDWDQYLVPSDHPKGNFVPQGWVLPPLPSNDIWATAVKLH from the exons ATGGCCCTGCCACCATTCTTCGGCCAGGGTCGCCCAGGCCCACCGCCCCCGCAGCCGCCGCCTCCTGCTCCTTTCGGCTGTCCGCCACCGCCGCTGCCCTCCCCGGCTTTCCCGCCGCCTCTCCCCCAGCGGCCCGGCCCTTTTCCGGGGGCCTCCGCCCCCTTCCTTCAGCCTCCGCTGGCTCTGCAGCCCCGAGCCTCCGCGGAGGCCTCCCGCGGCGGAGGCGGCGCTGGCGCCTTCTACCCGGTGCCACCACCGCCGCTGCCTCCTCCGCCGCCCCAGTGTCGGCCCTTCCCGGGGACCGACGCCGGCGAGCGGCCGCGGCCACCGCCTCCCGGCCCGGGGCCGCCCTGGAGCCCGCGGTGGCCTgaggcgccgccgccgccggccgACGTGCTCGGGGATGCGGCCCTCCAACGCCTGCGCGACCGGCAGTGGCTGGAGGCGGTGTTCGGGACCCCGCGGCGGGCAGGCTGTCCGGTGCCTCAGCGCACGCATGCCGGGCCCAGCCTTGGCGAAGTGCGCGCGCGATTGCTCCGGGCTCTACGCCTGGTGCGGCGGCTGCGCGGCCTGAGCCAGGCCCTGCGCGAGGCCGAAGCCGACGGCGCGGCCTGGGTCCTGCTGTACTCCCAGACCGCGCCGCTGCGCGCGGAACTGGCCGAGCGGCTACAGCCGTTGACCCAGGCTGCCTATGTGGGCGAGGCGCggaggaggctggagagggtCCGGCGCCGCCGGCTGCGGCTTCGCGAGAGGGCCCGGGAACGCGAGGCCGAGCGGGAGGCAGAGGCCGCGCGGGCAGTGGAACGCGAGCAGGAGATTGACCGCTGGAGGGTGAAGTGTgtgcaggaggtggaggagaagaAGCGG GAGCAGGAACTCAAAGCAGCCGCTGATGGCGTACTATCTGAAGTGAGGAAAAAACAAGCAGATACCAAAAGAATGGTGGACATTCTACGGGCTTTGGAgaaattgaggaaactgaggaaagaGGCTGCAGCGAGGAAAG GGGtctgtcctccagcctcagcagaTGAGACTTTTACGCATCATCTTCAGCGACTAAGAAAACTCATTAAAAAGCGCTCTGAACTGTATGAAGCTGAAGAGAGAGCCCTCAGAGTTATGCTGGAAGGAGaacaagaggaagagaggaaaagagaattagaaaagaaacaaagaaaagaaaaagagaaaattttacttcAGAAACGTGAAATTGAGTCCAAGTTGTTTGGGGATCCAG ATGAGTTCCCACTTGCTCACCTCTTGGAGCCTTTCCGACAGTATTATCTCCAAGCCGAGCACTCCCTGCCAGCGCTCATCCAGATCAG GCATGATTGGGATCAGTACCTGGTGCCATCCGATCATCCCAAAGGCAACTTCGTTCCCCAAGGATGGGTCCTTCCCCCGCTCCCCAGCAACGACATCTGGGCAACTGCTGTTAAGCTGCATTAG